A stretch of the Nicotiana tabacum cultivar K326 chromosome 6, ASM71507v2, whole genome shotgun sequence genome encodes the following:
- the LOC142181518 gene encoding NAC domain-containing protein 78-like — protein MSMVPAARSGCIMGVRFHPTEAELINFLKRFLKGELLPSECPNFQLADIYGDQPPWEIFGASDHPEEEKVRYIFTRLKKQKSEHTRVRRNCANGTWKGQTGIFPIKNGKGTVVGFRRCFKFQTSSKEREHNKIWLMKEYSVGDDFFKENNIPKEDIVVCRIKKNIRAEKNHGVTMEEQDVPKVIEAMLHGPDEVYGTTILQPATTCQAAEHQVMDETQKMNEQNNNNNDCSYYQQEINWADDLLIRIDDFGDIIW, from the coding sequence ATGTCGATGGTACCAGCTGCACGCAGTGGGTGTATCATGGGTGTTCGGTTTCACCCTACTGAAGCAGAGTTGATCAACTTTCTGAAAAGGTTCCTAAAGGGCGAGCTTTTGCCGAGTGAATGCCCTAATTTCCAACTTGCCGATATCTATGGAGACCAACCACCATGGGAGATATTTGGAGCTTCTGATCATCCCGAAGAAGAGAAGGTTCGCTATATTTTTACTCGGTTGAAGAAGCAGAAGAGCGAACATACAAGGGTTCGTCGAAATTGCGCCAACGGGACATGGAAAGGCCAAACCGGTATTTTTCCTATCAAGAATGGTAAGGGAACTGTGGTTGGGTTTAGAAGATGTTTCAAGTTTCAAACtagtagtaaagaaagagagcATAATAAAATTTGGCTGATGAAAGAATATTCCGTCGGGGATGATTTCTTCAAAGAAAACAATATTCCTAAAGAGGATATTGTAGTGTGTCGAATCAAGAAGAATATAAGAGCTGAGAAAAATCATGGGGTAACTATGGAGGAGCAAGATGTTCCAAAAGTAATCGAAGCTATGTTGCATGGACCTGATGAAGTTTACGGCACAACAATACTACAACCAGCAACAACTTGTCAAGCAGCTGAACATCAAGTTATGGACGAGACTCAGAAGATGAACgaacagaataataataataatgactgCTCCTACTACCAACAGGAGATTAATTGGGCTGATGATCTGCTCATACGTATTGACGACTTTGGAGATATAATCTGGTGA